One genomic window of Streptomyces spiramyceticus includes the following:
- a CDS encoding macrolide family glycosyltransferase, with product MAHIAFFILPVAGHVNPTLGVAEELVARGHRVTYALSGELAERARLIGAEVVTYPVDKQRFLDQMVPRQDADEYTDEGEFVRVLEWLLDMTAQTLEPLERHFAENRPDVVVNDPSSLWTGRLLADRWDIPVIRSTPTYAANEHWSLHPPVDSAEPPDDPELHKLLARIERLLEEQGVEHDLAAFTGVLHGGPALLYMPRSFQYAGETFDEQHHFVGPCPPRTAFHGEWTPTDDDGRPLVLVSLGTLYNDRPDFFRTCLEAFRDEPWNVLLVLGGGVPAADLGPLPDNVRVHDFVSLRDVLPHTAVVVNHGGMSTAMEVFSHEVPVVAIPVMPEPRATARRIVELGLGDQLLNSELTAESLRATVRRVLEDSRIPANMRKIREQITAAGGANAAADAVEGLLPQGS from the coding sequence ATGGCTCATATCGCATTCTTCATCCTTCCGGTTGCCGGGCATGTGAATCCGACGCTGGGAGTCGCCGAGGAGCTGGTGGCGCGCGGCCACCGGGTGACGTACGCGCTGTCCGGGGAGCTCGCCGAGCGGGCCCGGCTGATCGGCGCCGAGGTGGTCACCTATCCCGTGGACAAGCAACGGTTCCTGGACCAGATGGTGCCTCGGCAGGACGCGGACGAGTACACGGACGAGGGCGAGTTCGTACGGGTCCTGGAGTGGCTGCTGGACATGACGGCGCAGACCCTGGAACCGCTGGAGCGGCACTTCGCCGAGAACCGTCCCGATGTCGTCGTCAACGACCCGTCGTCGCTGTGGACGGGGCGGCTGCTGGCGGACCGGTGGGACATCCCGGTCATCCGCAGCACTCCGACCTACGCCGCCAACGAGCACTGGTCGCTGCATCCGCCCGTCGACTCGGCCGAGCCGCCGGACGATCCCGAGCTGCACAAGCTGCTCGCGCGGATCGAGCGGCTGCTGGAGGAGCAGGGCGTCGAGCACGACCTGGCCGCCTTCACCGGGGTCCTGCACGGCGGCCCGGCCCTGCTGTACATGCCGCGCTCGTTCCAGTACGCGGGCGAGACCTTCGACGAACAGCACCACTTCGTCGGCCCCTGCCCGCCCCGGACCGCGTTCCACGGCGAGTGGACGCCGACGGACGACGACGGCCGGCCCTTGGTGCTGGTGAGCCTGGGAACCCTCTACAACGACCGGCCGGACTTCTTCCGCACCTGCCTGGAGGCGTTCCGCGACGAGCCCTGGAACGTCCTTCTGGTGCTGGGCGGCGGGGTGCCCGCCGCCGACCTGGGCCCGCTTCCCGACAACGTCCGGGTGCACGACTTCGTGTCGCTGCGCGATGTGCTCCCGCACACCGCCGTGGTGGTGAACCACGGCGGGATGAGCACCGCCATGGAGGTGTTCTCGCACGAGGTGCCGGTGGTGGCGATCCCGGTGATGCCGGAGCCTCGGGCCACCGCGCGGCGGATCGTCGAACTGGGTCTCGGTGACCAGCTCCTGAACTCGGAGCTGACGGCCGAGTCCCTGCGTGCCACCGTGCGGCGGGTGCTGGAGGACTCCCGGATCCCGGCGAACATGCGGAAGATCCGTGAGCAGATCACGGCGGCCGGCGGGGCGAATGCGGCGGCCGACGCGGTCGAGGGACTGCTGCCCCAGGGGAGCTGA
- a CDS encoding 3-hydroxyacyl-CoA dehydrogenase family protein gives MPNSNENSPLVVLGAGVMGTAIAALAVGHGHPVTLIDTSVEARAAAPDTVALHLRTARLMGALPHDRPPGELTVEDALNAIAAVTAVIEAVTEDPKRKAEVLADLASAARPGTLLISNTSGVPIDELADAVPRPEDLVGVHFMNPAYVIRTVEVVLGPRSGEAAAESTRELLSGLGRRGIVVGDGAGFVTSRLLHRMLNDAIAVVHEGRATPETVDALMRDCIGHRTGPLATADLIGLDNLADSLRVMHERTGDPALRPSELLLDKVRQGLLGRKSGRGFYDYQETMQ, from the coding sequence GTGCCCAATTCCAATGAAAATTCTCCGCTCGTCGTGCTCGGAGCGGGTGTCATGGGCACGGCCATCGCCGCACTCGCCGTCGGACACGGACACCCGGTCACCCTGATCGACACGTCCGTCGAGGCGCGCGCCGCCGCCCCCGACACGGTCGCACTCCATCTGCGGACGGCCCGGCTGATGGGCGCGCTGCCCCACGACCGCCCGCCCGGCGAACTGACCGTCGAGGACGCCCTGAACGCCATCGCCGCCGTGACCGCCGTGATCGAGGCCGTCACCGAGGACCCCAAGAGGAAGGCGGAGGTCCTGGCGGACCTGGCGTCCGCGGCACGCCCCGGAACGCTGCTCATCAGCAACACCTCGGGCGTTCCCATCGACGAACTGGCCGATGCCGTCCCCCGCCCCGAGGACCTGGTCGGCGTGCACTTCATGAACCCCGCGTACGTGATCCGCACGGTCGAGGTGGTCCTGGGACCACGCAGCGGAGAGGCGGCCGCGGAGTCGACCCGGGAACTGCTGTCCGGACTGGGCCGCCGGGGCATCGTCGTCGGCGACGGCGCCGGGTTCGTGACCAGCCGCCTCCTGCACCGGATGCTCAACGACGCCATCGCGGTGGTGCACGAGGGCAGGGCCACCCCGGAAACCGTGGACGCGCTGATGCGCGACTGCATCGGCCACCGCACCGGACCACTGGCCACGGCCGATCTGATCGGGCTGGACAACCTGGCCGACTCGCTGCGGGTGATGCACGAACGGACCGGAGATCCGGCTCTCCGCCCGAGTGAACTGCTGCTGGACAAGGTCCGGCAGGGCCTGCTCGGCCGCAAGAGCGGCCGGGGATTCTACGACTACCAGGAGACCATGCAATGA
- a CDS encoding acyl carrier protein has product MTTTSGRPDSTGTTPADDEVAEELLGFLAANTKTTWERDQDLFAVGGMSSLFAMQLVVHLEKTHGIVISGADLMLDNFRTVDAMVRLVGRLAAPGPTGEATGPAGG; this is encoded by the coding sequence ATGACCACGACTTCCGGCCGGCCGGATTCGACCGGCACGACGCCCGCCGACGACGAGGTGGCCGAGGAACTGCTCGGTTTCCTCGCGGCCAACACCAAGACCACCTGGGAGCGCGACCAGGACCTGTTCGCCGTCGGTGGCATGTCCTCGCTGTTCGCCATGCAGCTCGTCGTGCACCTGGAGAAGACCCACGGAATCGTCATCAGCGGCGCCGACCTGATGCTCGACAACTTCCGCACCGTCGACGCGATGGTCCGGCTGGTCGGACGGCTGGCCGCGCCCGGTCCGACCGGCGAGGCGACCGGGCCCGCCGGTGGCTGA
- a CDS encoding acyl-CoA dehydrogenase family protein has product MADAPHAAASEAEELFTELVGDRAAEWDRTGELPLSLLRDLGSRGLLCAQAPAAHGGLGWSSRRNGELTAHVGALCSSLRSVMTSQGMAAWTLRRLAGADQQAPLTSRLTSGELAAVAFTEAGAGSDLSALRTRIAFDGDEIVVDGVKVWATNAAYADLLVVFGRTEEGAGAVVVPASAPGVRIERIADAHGCRAAGHANIHLDGVRLPADALLQGHDRTPALLVTTALSYGRMSVAWGSLGILRGCLAAAVRHTSGREQFGTRLSEHQLVARHLAELFIAEQHAARACEYASAQWDEGSPDMVIAAVLAKHVAATGAARGAERAVQVLASAGARDGHVVARAHRDAKLMEIIEGSNEICELILARHAVSAAG; this is encoded by the coding sequence GTGGCTGACGCGCCGCATGCCGCCGCATCCGAGGCCGAGGAACTGTTCACCGAGCTGGTCGGCGACCGGGCGGCCGAGTGGGACCGTACGGGCGAGCTGCCCCTCTCCCTGCTGCGCGATCTCGGCTCCCGGGGCCTGCTGTGCGCGCAGGCGCCCGCGGCCCACGGCGGCCTCGGCTGGTCCAGTCGGCGCAACGGCGAACTCACCGCGCACGTGGGCGCCCTGTGCAGCTCCCTGCGGAGCGTCATGACCTCGCAGGGCATGGCGGCCTGGACGCTGCGCCGACTCGCCGGAGCGGACCAACAGGCCCCGCTGACTTCCCGGTTGACCAGTGGCGAACTGGCCGCCGTGGCCTTCACCGAAGCCGGCGCCGGCAGTGACCTGTCCGCCTTGCGGACCCGTATCGCCTTCGACGGGGACGAGATCGTCGTCGACGGGGTCAAGGTGTGGGCGACCAACGCCGCCTACGCGGACCTGCTGGTGGTCTTCGGGCGCACGGAGGAGGGCGCGGGGGCCGTCGTGGTGCCCGCCTCGGCCCCCGGCGTACGGATCGAGCGCATCGCCGACGCGCACGGCTGCCGCGCGGCCGGTCATGCGAACATCCACCTGGACGGGGTCCGGCTGCCGGCCGACGCCCTCCTGCAGGGCCACGACCGCACCCCCGCCCTGCTGGTCACCACCGCGCTGAGCTACGGCCGGATGTCCGTGGCATGGGGCTCCCTGGGCATCCTGCGCGGCTGTCTGGCCGCCGCCGTGCGGCACACCAGCGGACGGGAGCAGTTCGGCACGCGGCTTTCGGAACACCAACTCGTCGCCCGGCACCTCGCCGAACTGTTCATCGCCGAACAGCACGCCGCCAGGGCGTGCGAGTACGCCAGCGCCCAGTGGGACGAGGGCAGCCCCGACATGGTGATCGCCGCCGTCCTGGCCAAGCACGTCGCGGCCACCGGCGCCGCACGCGGCGCCGAGCGGGCCGTGCAGGTGCTGGCGTCGGCCGGGGCCCGCGACGGGCATGTCGTCGCCCGGGCGCACCGCGACGCCAAGCTCATGGAAATCATCGAGGGCAGCAACGAGATCTGCGAGCTGATCCTGGCCCGGCATGCGGTGTCCGCCGCGGGATGA
- a CDS encoding HAD-IIIC family phosphatase, with product MHRDNAAEPLVKCLVWDLDNTLWQGTLLEEDEVRLTPDVLRTIAELDARGILQAVASKNDHDHAWAKLEQLGVAEYFVLPQIGWGPKSKSVREIADRLNFALGTLAFIDDQPFERAEVTHELPEVRTYTAGQATGLTDLPEFSPDTVTVDSRRRRSMYQASFRRDAERSDFTGPDADFLRSLDIRMRISRATPHELSRVEELTLRTSQMNATGVHYSEDDLRALIDDPDHEVLVTTVTDRFGPYGAVGVVLLRRSPDAWRIKLLATSCRVVSLGAGTAILRWLTDQAHRAGVHLGADFRATERNRMMEVAYRFAGFTDDPCPCQDASAPTGAIGRLHLMPSPQPTPDTLRLEAPDLAPGRRPGPDSERTP from the coding sequence GTGCACCGGGACAACGCCGCCGAGCCCCTGGTCAAATGCCTGGTCTGGGATCTGGACAACACCCTCTGGCAGGGCACACTCCTGGAGGAGGACGAGGTCCGGCTCACCCCGGACGTCCTGCGGACCATCGCCGAGCTGGACGCGCGCGGCATCCTCCAGGCCGTGGCCAGCAAGAACGACCACGACCACGCCTGGGCGAAACTGGAACAGCTCGGCGTCGCCGAATACTTCGTGCTCCCGCAGATCGGCTGGGGGCCGAAGTCGAAGTCGGTCCGCGAGATCGCCGACCGGCTCAACTTCGCGCTCGGCACCCTCGCCTTCATCGACGACCAGCCCTTCGAACGCGCCGAGGTGACACACGAGTTGCCGGAGGTCCGCACCTACACCGCCGGACAGGCGACCGGGTTGACCGACCTGCCGGAGTTCAGCCCGGACACCGTCACCGTCGACTCGCGGCGCCGCCGCTCGATGTACCAGGCGTCCTTCCGGCGAGACGCCGAACGGTCCGACTTCACCGGGCCCGACGCGGACTTCCTGCGCTCGCTGGACATCAGGATGCGGATCAGCCGCGCCACCCCCCACGAGCTGTCCCGGGTCGAGGAACTCACCCTGCGCACCAGCCAGATGAACGCCACCGGAGTGCACTACTCCGAGGACGATCTGCGCGCCCTCATCGACGACCCCGACCACGAGGTGCTGGTCACCACGGTCACCGATCGCTTCGGCCCCTACGGAGCGGTCGGCGTCGTGCTGCTGCGGCGCAGCCCCGACGCCTGGCGGATCAAGCTGCTGGCCACCTCGTGCCGGGTGGTGTCCCTCGGCGCCGGCACGGCGATCCTGCGCTGGCTGACCGACCAGGCACACCGGGCCGGGGTGCACCTCGGCGCGGACTTCCGCGCCACCGAACGCAACCGAATGATGGAAGTGGCCTACCGCTTCGCCGGATTCACCGATGACCCCTGCCCGTGCCAGGACGCGTCCGCCCCCACCGGTGCGATCGGCCGCCTGCACCTGATGCCGTCCCCCCAGCCCACCCCCGACACCCTCCGTCTCGAAGCCCCCGACCTGGCCCCGGGCCGGCGCCCCGGCCCGGATTCCGAAAGGACCCCATGA
- a CDS encoding class I SAM-dependent methyltransferase — protein MIATACRVCGNKELLSVLDLGEQALTGVFPTSREQVVPSVPLELVVCSPAGCGLVQLRHTPDPDLMYGEGYGYRSGIRPFMVDHLHGKVAAIRELVDLGPDDLVVDIGSNDATLLSGYPADGPQLVGIDPTGGKFRELYPRNAELIVDYFTRETFESRFGARRAKVVTSIAMFYDLPDPLRFMSDVRDVLTEDGIWMMEQSYLPAMLEADAYDIVCHEHLEYYALRQIEWMAERVGLTVIRAELTEVYGGSLCVTLARSGSQHRKDDAGLARIRAREAAAGLDGMAPFEGFARRVVNQRGALRDFLDRSREEGRLTLGYGASTKGNVILQYCGITERDLPCIGEVSEEKAGRFTPGTAIPIVSEQDAKAQKPDQLLVLPWIYRDGFVERERDFLDGGGRLIFPLPALDVV, from the coding sequence ATGATTGCCACCGCGTGCCGCGTCTGCGGCAACAAGGAGCTGCTCTCCGTACTCGACCTGGGCGAACAAGCGCTCACCGGAGTGTTCCCGACGAGCCGCGAACAGGTTGTGCCGTCGGTCCCGCTCGAACTCGTCGTCTGTTCCCCGGCCGGATGCGGCCTCGTGCAACTGCGCCACACCCCCGATCCGGACCTCATGTACGGAGAGGGCTACGGCTACCGCTCGGGCATCCGGCCGTTCATGGTCGACCACCTCCACGGCAAGGTCGCCGCCATCCGCGAGCTGGTGGACCTCGGCCCGGACGACCTGGTCGTCGACATCGGCAGCAACGACGCGACACTGCTGAGCGGCTACCCTGCCGACGGCCCCCAACTGGTCGGCATCGACCCGACCGGCGGGAAGTTCCGCGAACTGTACCCGCGGAACGCCGAGTTGATCGTCGACTACTTCACCCGCGAGACCTTCGAGAGCCGGTTCGGCGCGCGGCGGGCGAAGGTCGTCACCTCGATAGCCATGTTCTACGACCTGCCGGACCCGCTGCGCTTCATGAGCGACGTCCGCGACGTCCTCACCGAGGACGGCATCTGGATGATGGAGCAGAGCTACCTGCCCGCCATGCTCGAAGCCGACGCGTACGACATCGTCTGCCACGAGCACCTGGAGTACTACGCCCTCCGGCAGATCGAGTGGATGGCAGAGCGGGTCGGCCTGACTGTCATCAGGGCCGAGCTCACCGAGGTGTACGGCGGCAGCCTGTGCGTCACGCTGGCCAGGAGCGGCTCCCAGCACCGGAAGGACGATGCGGGCCTGGCCCGCATCCGTGCCCGGGAGGCCGCGGCGGGACTGGACGGCATGGCGCCGTTCGAGGGCTTCGCCCGCCGGGTCGTGAACCAGCGGGGCGCCCTGCGCGACTTCCTCGACCGCTCCCGCGAAGAGGGCAGGCTGACCCTGGGGTACGGCGCCTCCACCAAGGGCAACGTCATCCTGCAGTACTGCGGGATCACCGAGCGGGACCTGCCCTGCATCGGTGAGGTGAGCGAGGAGAAGGCGGGCCGCTTCACCCCGGGAACGGCCATCCCCATCGTGTCCGAACAGGACGCGAAGGCACAGAAGCCGGACCAATTGCTGGTCCTGCCCTGGATCTACCGGGACGGATTCGTCGAGCGGGAACGGGACTTCCTCGACGGCGGCGGCCGACTGATCTTCCCGCTGCCCGCGCTCGACGTCGTATGA
- a CDS encoding aldo/keto reductase, whose amino-acid sequence MSTDRNQAAHTRLGRSATLVSRLWLGTVNFSGRVEDADAMHLMETAVDRGINCIDTADIYGWRVHKGHTEELVGRWLAKSAARREDVLLATKVGGDMSERLNDGGLSARHIITACEQSLRRLRVDHIDLYQMHRIDHAAPWDEIWQAMDRLVASGKVTYVGSSNFAGWNVAAAQDAARRRRSLGLVSEQCLYNLAVRHAELELLPAAQAYGLGVFAWSPLHGGLLSGVLRKLAAGTAVKSAQGRAQLLLPELHATIEAYEGFCDRIGADPAEVGLAWVLSRPGISGAVIGPRTVEQLDSALRALDLVLGEAELAELDAIFPALGNGGRAPDAWIS is encoded by the coding sequence TTGAGCACGGACCGGAATCAGGCCGCGCACACGCGGCTCGGCCGCAGCGCGACGCTGGTGAGCCGGCTCTGGCTGGGCACCGTGAACTTCAGCGGCCGGGTCGAGGACGCGGACGCGATGCACCTGATGGAGACGGCGGTCGACCGCGGCATCAACTGCATCGACACGGCGGACATCTACGGTTGGCGGGTCCACAAGGGGCACACCGAGGAGTTGGTGGGCCGTTGGCTGGCCAAGAGCGCCGCGCGGCGGGAGGACGTCCTGCTGGCCACCAAGGTCGGCGGGGACATGAGCGAACGGCTCAACGACGGCGGCCTGTCGGCCCGGCACATCATCACGGCCTGCGAGCAGTCGCTGCGGCGTCTGAGGGTGGACCACATCGACCTGTACCAGATGCACCGCATCGACCACGCCGCTCCCTGGGACGAGATCTGGCAGGCGATGGACCGTCTGGTGGCGAGCGGCAAGGTGACCTACGTGGGGTCGTCGAACTTCGCGGGCTGGAACGTCGCCGCCGCACAGGACGCCGCGCGGCGGCGGCGGTCCCTCGGGCTGGTGTCCGAGCAGTGCCTGTACAACCTGGCGGTACGGCACGCCGAGTTGGAGTTGTTGCCGGCGGCGCAGGCGTACGGGCTGGGAGTGTTCGCCTGGTCGCCGCTGCACGGCGGGCTGCTCAGCGGGGTGTTGCGCAAGCTGGCGGCGGGCACTGCGGTGAAGTCGGCGCAGGGGCGGGCCCAACTGCTGTTGCCCGAGCTGCACGCCACGATCGAGGCGTACGAGGGGTTCTGCGACCGGATCGGGGCGGACCCGGCCGAGGTCGGCCTGGCCTGGGTGCTGTCCCGGCCGGGGATCAGCGGTGCGGTGATCGGGCCGCGCACGGTGGAGCAGCTGGACTCGGCGCTGCGGGCCCTGGACCTGGTCCTCGGGGAGGCCGAACTGGCCGAACTGGACGCCATCTTCCCGGCCCTGGGCAACGGCGGCCGGGCGCCGGATGCGTGGATCAGCTGA
- a CDS encoding NAD-dependent epimerase/dehydratase family protein yields the protein MISEVLNRSNDPRGPLITVVGASGFIGSALVAELARTPVRLRAVSRREAPVPAGTPAAVEVRRADLARPGEVRDAVEGADAVVHLAAHIGGAQSWRAADERSARVNVGLLHDLVDAFRGRSGTLPAVVFASTLQAGADVARQGAYARQKSAAEEVLLRAASEGVVRGVVLRLPTVYGRSPLTGWTGRGVVASVARRAVEDGPVTMWHDGTVGRDLLHVEDAARAFVAALDHAARLDGGTWSVGTGRLEPLGEVFSTIAGLVSERTGRPPVPVVSTEPPDHAEAGDFDSPVSDPSAFRAVTGWSPRVPLQAGLSAVVETMVAAESRGGIRG from the coding sequence GTGATTTCCGAAGTACTCAACCGTTCGAACGATCCGCGCGGGCCGTTGATCACGGTGGTCGGCGCGTCCGGCTTCATCGGATCCGCCCTGGTCGCCGAGTTGGCGCGCACGCCGGTGCGGCTGCGGGCGGTGTCCCGACGCGAGGCCCCCGTCCCCGCGGGGACGCCGGCCGCCGTCGAGGTCCGCCGGGCGGACCTCGCCCGGCCGGGCGAGGTCCGGGACGCCGTCGAGGGGGCGGACGCGGTCGTGCACCTCGCCGCCCACATCGGCGGCGCGCAGTCGTGGCGCGCGGCCGACGAGCGGTCGGCGCGGGTGAACGTCGGCCTGCTGCACGACCTGGTCGACGCGTTCCGGGGCCGCTCGGGCACCCTCCCGGCCGTGGTCTTCGCCAGTACCCTGCAGGCCGGCGCCGACGTCGCCCGGCAGGGCGCGTACGCCCGGCAGAAGTCGGCCGCCGAAGAGGTCCTGCTGCGGGCCGCGTCCGAGGGGGTGGTCCGGGGCGTCGTGCTGCGGCTGCCGACCGTGTACGGCCGCAGCCCGCTGACCGGGTGGACCGGTCGCGGGGTGGTCGCGTCGGTGGCGCGGCGGGCCGTCGAGGACGGGCCGGTCACGATGTGGCACGACGGCACGGTCGGGCGCGATCTGCTCCACGTGGAGGACGCGGCCCGCGCCTTCGTGGCGGCGCTCGACCACGCGGCGCGGCTCGACGGCGGCACGTGGTCCGTCGGCACCGGCCGGCTGGAGCCCTTGGGAGAGGTGTTCTCGACCATCGCCGGGCTGGTGTCCGAGCGGACGGGGAGGCCCCCCGTCCCGGTGGTCTCCACGGAGCCGCCCGACCATGCCGAGGCGGGCGACTTCGACAGCCCGGTCTCCGACCCCTCCGCGTTTCGCGCGGTGACCGGATGGTCTCCCCGCGTTCCGTTGCAGGCGGGGCTCAGCGCCGTGGTGGAGACGATGGTGGCCGCGGAATCGAGGGGTGGGATCCGAGGTTGA
- a CDS encoding glycosyltransferase: MRALFTTAPLAGHLLPLVPTAWALRAAGHDVLVTTRENFVPVALRSGLPSSSCGPAVDFTGTVADGPLAPSRDEAGQRGVLGGALARVARGSLAGVRRLADVWRPDLIVSERAEFAGPLVAAALGIPWVRYHWSVSCLEEYRRAAEEEFAPELTALGLDRFPDPARVLDPWPVSLRRPDAVAHDGIRHVPAHGDAPVPEWAFTRGRRPRICVTLGTMLPRYGAFGVRDFLAELVEETRGSDCELLIAVDDDIVARWPPLPAAVRHAGRLPLAEVLPACDVVVHHGGQGTSLTALAAGRPQVVMPRLDDQFDNAQALAAADAALLVPPSLATPAAVAAGCAELLENALYAKAAAGLAETMALLPSPSAAVGPLEHLGPAPGMLRSHANEDAV, encoded by the coding sequence ATGCGGGCCCTTTTCACGACCGCGCCGCTCGCCGGTCACCTGCTTCCGCTCGTGCCGACGGCATGGGCCCTGCGGGCGGCCGGTCACGACGTCCTGGTGACGACCCGGGAGAACTTCGTCCCGGTCGCGCTGCGGTCGGGGCTGCCGTCCTCCTCGTGCGGGCCCGCCGTCGATTTCACGGGCACGGTCGCCGACGGACCGCTCGCGCCGTCTCGGGACGAGGCGGGGCAGCGGGGCGTCCTGGGCGGGGCGTTGGCGCGCGTCGCCCGGGGCAGCCTGGCCGGGGTGCGGCGGCTGGCGGACGTCTGGCGGCCGGACTTGATCGTCAGCGAACGGGCCGAGTTCGCCGGACCGCTGGTCGCGGCGGCCCTCGGCATCCCGTGGGTCCGCTACCACTGGTCGGTCTCCTGTCTGGAGGAGTACCGGCGCGCGGCCGAGGAGGAGTTCGCGCCGGAGCTGACCGCGCTCGGCCTCGACCGGTTCCCGGATCCCGCGCGCGTGCTCGATCCGTGGCCGGTGTCCCTGCGCCGGCCGGACGCGGTCGCCCACGACGGCATCCGGCACGTACCGGCCCACGGGGACGCCCCCGTGCCGGAGTGGGCGTTCACGCGCGGCCGCAGGCCCCGGATCTGCGTGACGCTCGGCACCATGCTGCCCCGGTACGGCGCGTTCGGGGTGCGCGACTTCCTGGCGGAGCTGGTGGAGGAGACGCGCGGATCGGACTGCGAGCTGCTGATCGCGGTCGACGACGACATCGTCGCGCGGTGGCCGCCGCTGCCCGCCGCGGTGCGGCACGCCGGCCGGCTGCCGTTGGCCGAGGTGCTGCCCGCCTGCGACGTGGTGGTGCACCACGGCGGTCAGGGCACGTCCCTGACCGCCCTGGCCGCGGGCCGGCCACAGGTCGTCATGCCGCGGCTCGACGACCAGTTCGACAACGCGCAGGCACTGGCGGCGGCGGATGCGGCCCTGCTCGTGCCACCGTCCCTGGCCACTCCCGCGGCCGTGGCCGCGGGGTGCGCCGAACTGCTGGAGAACGCCCTGTATGCCAAGGCGGCAGCCGGGCTCGCCGAGACGATGGCGCTGCTGCCGTCGCCGTCGGCGGCGGTCGGACCCCTGGAGCACCTGGGGCCTGCACCGGGCATGCTGCGGAGCCACGCGAACGAGGATGCGGTGTGA